A window of the Cicer arietinum cultivar CDC Frontier isolate Library 1 chromosome 6, Cicar.CDCFrontier_v2.0, whole genome shotgun sequence genome harbors these coding sequences:
- the LOC101498524 gene encoding mitochondrial fission protein ELM1 codes for MRPIKLPEPPSPTGHMGTPDIFESGVHTFVRRAVVIGNGFPASENQSIGLVRALGFSDKYFLYRVTRPKGGINEWLHWLPVSLHKKIYYIVRTVRDYSHLLVKSQQKTPIRLPSENGVSAGLLGVLEANATQIVNFAQETYEKEGPLLVVACGRDTISTASSIKRLASENVFVVQIQHPRLHLNRFDMVIAPKHDYYPLTPQGQEQVPRLIRSWITPRDPPDSHVVLTTGALHQIDFTSIRSAAAAWHDEFAHVRRPLLVVNIGGPTSNCRYGGDLAKQLVASLLSVLASCGSVRISFTEKTPQKVINIIEKELGNNPKVYIWNGQGPNLQMGHLAWGDAFVVTADSVSMISEACSTGKPVYIVGAERCKWKFSEFHKSLRGLGVVRSFTGSEDISESWSYPPLNDTADAAKRVREALAARGWKLKI; via the exons ATGAGACCAATTAAACTTCCTGAGCCGCCAAGCCCTACCGGCCATATGGGAACTCCTGATATCTTCGAATCTGGAGTTCATACCTTCGTCAGACGCGCCGTCGTTATCGGAAACGGTTTCCCCGCATCGGAGAATCAGAGTATTGGATTGGTTCGCGCACTTGGATTCTCTGATAAGTATTTCTTATAT CGGGTTACCCGGCCCAAAGGGGGAATTAATGAGTGGCTTCATTGGCTTCCAGTCTCTCTccataagaaaatatattatatagtaaGAACGGTTCGCGATTATTCCCATCTTCTGGTTAAATCTCAACAAAAGACGCCTATACGTTTACCTTCGGAAAATGGTGTTAGTGCAGGCTTGTTGGGTGTCTTAGAAGCCAATGCAACGCAGATAGTAAATTTTGCTCAAGAAACTTATGAAAA GGAGGGACCTTTGTTGGTGGTTGCATGTGGAAGAGATACAATTTCTACTGCAAGTTCCATAAAACGTTTAGCATCTGAGAATGTTTTTGTTGTTCAG ATACAACATCCAAGATTGCATTTAAATAGGTTTGACATGGTGATTGCACCTAAGCATGACTATTATCCTTTGACTCCACAAGGACAGGAACAAGTTCCTCGGCTTATTCGAAGTTGGATAACTCCACGCGATCCTCCGGATAGTCATGTG GTTCTCACGACTGGAGCCCTACATCAAATAGATTTCACTTCAATACGTAGTGCTGCTGCTGCTTGGCATGATGAATTTGCACATGTTCGCAGGCCTTTGCTTGTTGTCAACATTGGAGGACCAACAA GTAACTGTCGATATGGCGGAGACCTTGCGAAGCAGTTAGTAGCTTCTTTGCTCAGTGTTCTTGCTAGTTgtgggagtgttagaatatctTTTACAGAAAAGACTCCTCAAAAA GTGATCAATATTATAGAGAAAGAACTTGGAAATAATCCAAAAGTTTATATTTGGAATGGACAAG GACCCAACTTGCAGATGGGCCATCTAGCTTGGGGTGATGCATTTGTTGTCACAGCAGATTCAGTTAGTATGATAAGTGAAGCTTGCAGCACCGG GAAGCCCGTCTACATTGTGGGAGCTGAGCGTTGCAAATGGAAGTTCTCCGAATTTCACAAATCATTGAGAGGCCTGGGAGTTGTTCGGTCTTTTACAGGGTCTGAGGAT ATATCTGAGAGTTGGAGCTATCCACCCCTTAACGATACTGCTGATGCAGCTAAACGAGTTCGTGAAGCGCTTGCGGCCCGAGGGTGGAAGCTGAAGATATAG